In Primulina huaijiensis isolate GDHJ02 chromosome 16, ASM1229523v2, whole genome shotgun sequence, a single genomic region encodes these proteins:
- the LOC140960725 gene encoding LOW QUALITY PROTEIN: ATP synthase delta chain, chloroplastic-like (The sequence of the model RefSeq protein was modified relative to this genomic sequence to represent the inferred CDS: inserted 1 base in 1 codon), with protein sequence MATAALQQTPITYQSRSLPSSQLQSTREIKLSLSTLLFPKLTLKSRQSRRRTRGGGSSGARMAESAAGSYANALADVAKSNNTLDQTNSDLESIDKVFSDEAVVKFFINPTVTEEDKGKIVDEIAKKSKLLPHVANFLNILVDMKRIDMIREIIKEFDVVYNKLTETELAVVSSVVELESQHLAQIAKSVQKLTGARNVRXKTKIDPTLVAGFTIRYGNSGSKLVDMSVKKQLEEMALQLDLGDIQLAV encoded by the exons ATGGCCACCGCCGCCCTTCAGCAAACTCCAATCACTTACCAATCTCGTTCGCTGCCGTCTTCGCAATTGCAATCCACGCGAGAAATCAAGCTCTCCCTCTCAACTCTACTCTTCCCCAAGCTCACCCTGAAATCGCGACAATCCCGGCGCCGCACTCGTGGAGGGGGTTCCTCCGGCGCTAGAATGGCCGAATCCGCCGCCGGAAGCTACGCCAATGCTTTGGCCGACGTGGCCAAATCCAACAACACACTCGACCAAACCAACTCGGACCTCGAATCGATCGACAAGGTCTTCTCCGACGAAGCGGTGGTGAAGTTCTTCATAAACCCCACGGTCACGGAGGAGGATAAGGGCAAAATCGTCGACGAGATAGCCAAGAAGTCGAAGCTGCTGCCGCACGTGGCGAATTTCCTCAACATCCTGGTGGACATGAAGAGGATAGATATGATCAGGGAAATAATCAAAGAATTCGATGTTGTTTACAACAAATTGACGGAGACGGAGCTGGCGGTGGTGAGCTCGGTGGTGGAGTTGGAGTCGCAGCATCTAGCGCAGATCGCGAAGAGCGTGCAGAAATTGACGGGGGCGAGGAACGTGA TCAAAACCAAGATCGACCCGACACTGGTAGCCGGGTTCACGATCCGGTACGGGAATTCGGGTTCGAAATTGGTCGACATGAGCGTGAAGAAGCAGCTTGAGGAGATGGCACTGCAGCTAGATCTTGGAGACATTCAACTAGCTGTGTAA